The window CACCCCAGATATCTGTCACAGCATAGACAACATCATTTTTCTGAATATAGCTGTAGTCCACAACATCCCCGTCTTTTATAACTTTGCTACTACCACTTATATCCAGATCACCTGCTTTTAGCGTTAAGTATGTCTGCTCATTTGCAAGGTATGGTTTGCTGTATACCGGGTCAAATACCACACAGTAGTCGTACCCTTTCTTTTGTGTTGATATCCCAAACACAAGCGATGTCGCTCTTTGCATTTTCTGCACAGCCACTGAGTAGTCAATCTTTGTGCTGCTGTAGTAGTAGGTTATGTTCTGTGGCAAGGTCACCTCAACCTGTGTTCCGCCCCTGTCAACCATTACTTTGCTTCCAAGTGCGTATAATACCGTCATGCCTTCTGTTGAGCTCAGCTTCTTGTATATAAACGTTATATTGTTATCTGAATCGACATAAAGCCCGTATTTTGCGCCAAGCTCTAAGCTTGTGTTCTGGTTTGACGGCAGGGTCAAAATGCCCTTGTCTGTCAGAACTTCATTTTCTGCAAGACCTTTTGTTACCTTACTTGTGCCCATTACAATGACTTCCATGTATGTTCCATACTCATCATAATATGGGTCCTGGATGATTGCATACTCATACGAATTTCCTGCCTGGTTGTAGCCAAAATAGATTTTCTGACCTGTTTTGAGAATACTCTTTAGCTGGTCATAGCTAAGCTTATTTCCATTGTAATAATACGTGGGTTTTTGAGGAAGAAACATGGTGTTTTCACTGCTTCCTTTTTTGATTTTTACGTTTGTATCGCTCACAACTGCAGTGATCTCCGCTGACTCGCTATTATTGAGCTTTTTCACAACCTTGGTAATTGTATCATTTTTGATGTACACACCATACTTTGATCCAACTGTCAATTTTCCTGCACTGCTGCTTACAACATATATGCCCTTGTCAGTCAGAACCTCGTTTGTTGCAAGCTTGCTTGACGAAATGCTATCTGCCATCACTATGACCTCTGTATATGTGCCGTACTCAAGAGAGTATGGGTCCTGAATTACAACATATTCATATGTCTTGCCGTCCTTTGCATAGCCAAAGTAGATTTTCTGACCCACTTTTAGTACATTCTTAAGCTCAGTATAGTTTGTTTTTGTACCATTGTAATAATAAACCGGCTTTTGAGGTAGAATGATGTTCTCCTGCCCCTGAGTACCTTTTAGCTTGACGTTAGTATCGCTAACAACATCTGTCACTTCATACCGCGCAGTGTTATTCAACTTCTTCACAACAAGGGTTATCTTATCATCTTTAACATAAAGTCCGTACTTTGCACCTATTTCAAGTTTTGTCTCGGCAGATGGAAGGTAAAAAATACCTTTGTCAGTCATAACCTGGTTGTTCTCAAGGCTTGAGTTTAAAAGTGCATCCTGCAAAACTATTGCCTCAATATAGTTGCCGTACTGTGTGCTGTATGGGTCTTGAATAACGTATGCCATAACCTTGCCTGTGTCAGTGTCTTTTGATACATAAAGTATCTGGTCTTCTTTTAAAATGTTTGGCAGATTTTCATAGCTCTGTTTTGTGCCTTGATAGTAATACACAGGTTTGCTTGTTAGCTGAATCTTCTGTGTCTTGCCGTTTTGATCAACATCAAGTGTGTAATCATCTATATTTTTGATTGTAAACTTGTCGGATACCCACACTTTTTGCAAAGCTTTTGTAATTGTATCATCTTTTATATACACTCCATATTTTGCTCCAATTTCAAGGTTTTCAGGTTTTATCGAAGATGCAACAAAATATATTCCCTTGTCTGTCTGAACCTGGTTTGCATCCAGTGCCGATGATGTTTTTGGGGTTGCCAAAATCAAAACCTCATCGTAGTTTCCATAAACCTCTTGTGCATATATGTCGGAAATTACAACAAAGTCTACTTTGCTTCTATCTTCAGAATAGATAAAGCTTATTTTCTGGTTTGGTTTTAGAACATTTTCAATTGCATCGTAGCTTTGTTTTGAGCCATTGTAATAGTATGTTGCCGAAGATGGCAAAGTTATTGATTTTGTCTTTCCACTTTCTTTGTAATATACAGTCTTTCCATCAACCTTTGTGCTGACAATCTGGAAAGAGTAGTTTTCTGTGCCAAACACTTTTGTGATTTTGTTGCTATCGACCTGAAGCATGTACTTTTTCCCAACTTCAAGTTGCGTTTTTGTTGCATTCACAAGCACTCCGCTGTCTGTCAAAACCTCATTTGGAAGAAGCTTTGATGATGTCTTGCCAGTATCAAGCACAACATACGATTTGTAAAGCCCAACATACTCAGAAAATTTTGTGCCGTTGCTGCTTTGGTTTGATGCTGACACTCCGCTTAAAGCTGACTGGGTAGATTGAGCTTGATTTCCACCAGTTTTGACCTCAGTGTCAAGAAGCTTTGATAGCATCAAGGCAAGAGCCCAGCGCGGAACCTTTTTCGACGCAGAAAGGTTTATTCCTTTTATAAGCCCAAGCTCAGATGCTTTGTCAATGTAGTTTTGTGGCCAGATGCCAGAAAGGTCTGAGTCAGAGTACCCAAGCATCCTCACAATAGCAGTTGTTGCCTGGGCAAAGGTAAGCGGGCCGTTTGGATTAAACTTGCCGTCTGCCATTGGTGTCATGTATTTTTTCTTTACTGCCCAGTTCACATACCCACAAAGATTGGTGTTTGGCTTTATGTCTGGATATTGCGAATATCCTTTAAGCAGATTTGCCTCGTCCTCTGCGTTTGAAATCTTTACAATCGCAGCTGCAAACTCACCGCGCAGAACAGCAGCATTTGGCTTGAAATAGTCCTTGTAAACAAGAATTCCAAGCTTATTTAACTTTTCTACAGCCTGCTTGTAACTTGCATTTGATGGAATGTCTTTGTATGCGGCATAAGCAGAAGGCAGACCTAAATTCCCAAGTACAAAACAAAGTAGTAAAATGACTGTCAAAAACTTTTTTCTCATCTTTCAAATCCCCTCCAGTTTTATTCGTATCTTAGCGCCTCTATTGGGTTTAGACGCGACGCTTTTGATGCTGGGAACAGTCCAAACACAATGCCTATTGCAAGTGAGATTGTAAACGCCAGTATTGCCCACGGTATCGAAAATATTGCTGTTGCAACATTTAGCTTTGACATCAAATTGATTGTTACATAACCCAAAATAATCCCGATTATTCCACCAAGCCCTGTCACAACAGATGCTTCTATCAAAAACTGAACGAGTATATTTCTTCTCTTTGCGCCGATTGCTTTTCTAATTCCTATTTCTCTTGTTCTTTCTGTAACAGACACAAGCATGATATTCATGATGCCAATTCCACCGACAATGAGCGAAATTGCAGCAATCCCGGCAAGCATGAGCGTGAGTGTCTGGGTTACACTGTTTAAGGTGTCAAGTAGCTGGGCTGTGTTGAAAACTCTAAAAGCTGTAGAGTCGTTGTAAATCTTCATGAGAAAGTCGTTGAGATAGTTCATTACAGCCTCGCTTCTGTTACCATCTGTAATTTTTATTGCAAAATTTCGAATGATTGCGTTTCGTGTAAGCCTTTGTGCAACTGTTACAGGAACTATTACTACGTCGTCGTCTGACTGCTGCTGCGAATTTGCCCTCTGTTCAAGTACTCCAACAACCGTAAATATCTGGCCGTTAATCTTCATCTTCTTTCCAATAGGATTCTGCCCACTGAACAGTTCATTTACAATTGTGGTACCAACAATAGCAACTTTCTTGCGATAGTCTACATCAATTGGAAGGATAAACCTACCAGCTGTAACATTGACATCGCGAACAGTGGAGTAGTCTGCTGTTGTACCAATCAGGGTAGTGTCATATGTAGTTGTTCCATACTTTAATGTAACAGAGCTCGATACAGTTGGTGCAATTGCTTCTATATCATCTGCATGCTGATCGGCAAACTGCTGAAGTTCTTCATATGTGACGTTTCTGTTGCTGTTTCTTCCTGTAATATTTATCTGTATTAGATTTGTCCCAAGCCTTTGAAGCCTGTCTGTTATGCTTTTGGTGCTTCCCTGGGCAAGCCCAACAGCCGCAATCACCGCCTAGATACCAATGATGACACCAAGCATAGTAAGAAAAGACCTTAGCTTATTTGAAAGAATGCTCTTTATTGCCATCTTGAAAGCCAAAGCAAACTGCGCCACCTGTCAGCTCACCTCCTTGTCCTCAATTATTTGACCATCCTGAATCCGCACAATTCTTCTTGCCTGAGCTGCTAAGTTGTTGTCGTGTGTAATTAAAACAATTGTACTACCCTGTGCATGAAGTTCCTTAAATATTTGCATTATTTCAGCACCTGACTTTGAGTCCAAGTTTCCTGTTGGCTCATCAGCAAGAATTATTGCTGGGTTTGTAACAAGCGCCCTTGCAATTGCAACTCTCTGCTGCTGACCGCCAGATAGCTCTCTTGGTCTGTGATGCATTCTATGTTCCAAGCCAACCCTTGCTAAGGCTTCTTTTGCAAGCTTGTGACGTGTTGATGCTGGAGTCCCTTTGTAGATTAAAGGTAGTTCAACATTTTCAAGAGCTGTGAGCTGTGGTATCAAGTTAAAGTTTTGAAACACAAAGCCTATCTTGCTGTTTCGAATCTCTGCAAGCTGGTTGTCGTTGAGCTTGCTTACTTCATGACCATCCAGTATGTACGTGCCAGATGTTGGTGTGTCAAGACAGCCTATGATGTTCATAAGAGTTGATTTTCCTGATCCGGAAGGTCCAACTATAGCCACAAACTCGTGAGGCTTGATTTTCAAGCTAACACCGTTTAAAGCATATACCTCATTCTCGCCCATCTTGTAGATTTTGTAAATATCATAAAGTTCAATCATAGCAAGCTTTCACCTTCTTTTTTTATTACCTGTTTGTGTTACTTCCCTGAGACCCAGATGACTGATTCCTTGTGCCGGTGCCACCTCGGTTTTGTCTGAACTGTCTGAACTCGCCTGGCATTCCACCACCTGGTCCGCCAAACCCGCCCATTATGTTAAATCCCTGCTGAGTTTGCGTCTGGGTGCTTGTTGAGCCTGTTGAAAGTGGTGGCAGAACAACTATATCTCCTTCGCTAAGGCCACTTACAATTTCAATGTATGAGTCATTGTTTATACCAACCTCAACAGGTCGCAAAACTGCGCCTTTGTAGTAACTGTTGTTAAGTAAACTTGCCATCCTTCTTGTTCGCAGCTGCGACGATGTACCTGTACCTTGACTATTTTGCGACCATGAACCTCTTGATTGGCTATTTCCTGTTTGTTGTGCGTTTTCTGTGCTGCTACCTCTTTGCTGCTGCCATCTTCTTGTAGAATTTTCAGAATTCTGGTTCGAACTCTGAGTCTGCTGGTTATTTCCAAAACCTCCCCGCGGGAAAAATCCGCCAGTTTGCTCTTGCTGAGAGCTATTTTGACTTGAGCTTTTTACAAACACAAAGTACCTGTTGCCGAATTTCTGGACAGTTTCAAGCGGCACCATCAAAATATCTTGTTTCTGGTTTACTATTATCTCAGCATTTGCGTTCATGCCAATCTTGAGGTTCTTGGGATTGTCAATTGAGATCGTAACAGAATATGTTGTGACGCCGTTCTGGGTTGTTCCCTCAAGCGGAATTTTGGATACTTTCCCTGTCAGCGGGTTTGTCTGTGTCTCTGATAGCGCATCAACTGTTATATTTACTTTTTGCCCTACTTTTATTTTAGCAATATCAAGCTCATCTATGTCAACCCTAAATACTAAATTTTTGTTATCAAATACAGTTGCAAGTACCTCTCCCGCTTTTATGTTATCGCCTTTCTTGAAGTTTATATTGGTCACAACACCGTCAAACGGAGCTTTAATGTAGTAGTTTTCCAAGTTATCTTCTGCATCCTTTAGCTGGTCCTGCAAGTTTTTAAGCTGTGTCTGGTAATTCTTGAGCTGTTTTGACAGGTCATCGTTTGAAAGTTTTAAAAGCACAGCTCCTTTTTCAACAAACTGGTTGTTTCTTGCTAAAATCTCTTCAACCTCACCATCAACCTTTGCCTTGACATTTTCCTTGTCTACACACTCCAAGGTTGCATCCTGCGTGCTAAGATATACTTCAGCTCCTACCTTTATCTCAGCACTTGCCTTCATACCTTCCTGCAGAGCGCCGGGGTTTGAGATTGTGATCTCAACATCAAAAACTTTGCCACCGCAGTCATTTGTGTAAGTTGTGTTCCCAAGATAGCTTACTGTGCCCTGGGTTGACTGGGAAATGTCAGGAATGTAAACAACTGCTGGCGCACCTATCTTGACCTTGCCGAAAAGCGCTGCTGAAAATGGTAATGTAACTTTCAGCTTTGATGTATCAATTATTGTCAAAACGGTTGAACCTTTTGAAACCCTGTCTCCTTCTTGAGCATTCAGATTTTTTTAACATACCCTGAAATGGGTGCGGTGACAACAAGGTTTTTGATGCTCTCCTGAACATCTGCAATTGAGGAGTTCACATCGTCAATCTGACTCTTAATTGAATCAATCTTGTCCTTTGCATCCTGGCTTTCAAGCTCAAATATTACATCCCCTTTTTTGACAGAATCCCCGTCTTTGAAAAATACATTTGTGATGGTTGAGCTCACAGTTGATGTGAGATCAACGCTCTGGGCAGACTCAATCGGGCCTGAACCGGTGACACTAACGGTTATATCGCCACGCGTCACTCTTGCAGTCCTCTGCTGAACAGTTTGATTTTGATTTTTTCTTCCCTGGACAAACCTGTATATTCCAAACCCTGCTCCTGCTAAAATTGCGATAATTACTATGGATATTATGACCCTCTTTAAAGCTTTGCTTTTTAAACTGAACTTAAACTTTGGAGTTTTTAGCGGTTTTACTTTCTCTGCCATATGCACACCCTTCCTTTCACACTTTTCTGCTTTTTTACTTTGAACTGCTCTGGCTGTATGTTCCAATCACCATAATCCTTTTTGCAGTTGTTTTTTTACTGTCAGAATACCAGATGTACACTATGTTGTTTGCTTTCAAATCCTTGACAGTCAGCTTCTTTTCTGTCATCTGACCATTTTGAAATGTTCTTGTAACAATCACTGTCGACTTTGAAATTGCTATTGTCTTTGTCTGGCTTGATAGCTTTAGATTCATCATGACTCTGCCAAATCCACCTTGCGGTACTTGAAAAGCCATTCTTTGCTGAGGTTGACTGTTTTATGTGTTTTGCCTTGGCTGTGGTCTTTGTATTGTTGCAACTGTGATGGTTATTCTGCTTGACTCAACTTTTTTTATAATACCAATTAACTCCGGCGTCTGATATGGGTCGTATGTGCCCTGTACAAGAATTTTTGAGATGGTTTTCTTTTTGCTATCTGCATACCAGATGTGCAGGATGTTGTTTGCCTTTAAGTCCTTTGTGGATAGCTTCTTCTCTGTTATCTGACCATTTTGAAATGCTCTTGTTACGATTGATGTTTTGTTTGAAACAGTAATTGTCTGTGTTTTGCTTGTCAGCTCAATTCTACCTCTTCCAAATCCTCTGTCATTGCTTTGAGAAGAGATCTTTGCGATGTAGATTGTGATTTTACTGCCAGAGATACTTTTTGCAACGCCAATTAAATTGGCTGGGAATTTTGAGCACTGTTCGATTGGGCATATGATATATTCCATGGTAAGATCAACACTGCAATTATAAAAGTCAATATTAACATATGGGACATATAAGCTTTTAGGCTTATTAGCATTCTCATTTTTTTATTTGCGCCTCTTTCTGTGAAAATTTTCCTCTTTAAATATGTTAGCAGTAGTTTGTGAATAAATTTTTAAATTTTTATAAACAAATTTTAATGAAATGTTAAAATTGTGAAATGCGGGAAAATAAAAAAGCATTTCTATTATGCTTATTATTTTCTATGAATTGTCAGCTAATTATCACATGAAAACTTTTTTGAAAACAAGCTCTCTCAACACTATTTGCTAATGCTAAGATATAAATATTTGCAAATAAATTTTGTTTTTTTGTAGTACAATAAAAAATTCTCATTTATATTGAGATTTTTTTGGAACTCAAGTATATTTATTATAGTAAGTTCTCTATAAATACCAATTAGAGAGGTGATGATTTTCTATGAAGAGGCGATTTCTTTTCTTTTTGTCAGTTCTTCTACTTTGGACAGCTGCTGGTCTTGCAGCAGCCAAGCCAGACTATAAGCAGCTTTATGAAAAACTGTTGAAACAGTACAATAGTTTAAAGACTGAAAACGCAAACCTTAAAAAGCAAATTTCTTCACTTCAAAATCAAGTAAAATTGTTAAACCAAAAAGTTGCAAGCTTGCCTAAGGAATATGAATATGATCTTGTTAAAGATGATGTGACTATTTCAGAAAAACTTCCATTTATCAGCTATAAAGGACGAAGATATGTCCACTTTGATTCAATTATTACTACTTTTTTATGCATTACTAATAAAGACTATGTATTCGATGTTCAAGAAAAGAAGGTTAAAATATTATCATCTTTTAAGAAAAAAGAAGGAACGTGGCTTACTGATCTTAAACCAACACATTTAGGTATGTTCTCCTCCTTTGGCTTTAACGACGAAAATATAACTGTCAATTATCAAAAGTTCTTCAAAAATATCTGGTGGAAGCACTGGACAAACGGGGCCCAGTTTAGCCTTACGTACAAGATTGAGGGAAAATATAAGAAATTTAGCTGCTGGCTTGGCATAGCAGATTGTTCTACCAACGGTTCAAAAGGTGTAGTCAGAATTTTGGGCGATGACAGGCTTTTAGGCGAGTATAAGCTTGAATTGAACAGAAAGCCAACGTTAGCAGAAATAAATGTTGAAGGAATAAATGCCTTAACACTACAATTTGAAAGAACAATTGCTAATGACTTAGGTGATACTTATATTTGTATTGGCGACCCGCTTTTGGTTCCTTAAATCTTGATGAATGATAAACAAAATAAAAGAGGGTGAGAATCAATCTCACCCTCTTTTATTTTAGCTTTATTATTATTTCCATGTTCCACTCACACTTGTTTGTGCAAGTTCATTACCCGGATTAGCCATATCTTTTACTCTTCTTTCGGCTTCATAAGCCGGTACATAGTCTACCTTAATTGCGCTGTATCTCTTGTCACCACTGAACTTGAATACTATATTGTCGGAGTTAACAGCAATGCCTGCATCAGGATTTGTTATTGCTCCACCAATATATACCTTGAACTGGTCAAGAACATATGTTGCATTTACAACAGTCTGTTCACTGAATTTAACTGTAACAGTTGTAACACTATATGTCGCATCGTATACGGCTTCAACTGCAGTGATAGTTGGTGCAATCTTATCACTTGCAGTCATTGGTCCTACTGCACTGCCATTATTAATTGATCTTCCAAGCAGGTCTTTTGTAATTGAATTAGCCTTGATAGTTACAGTCACAGCATTTCCATCTTTCCTCGCATCAGCACCAATTGCAGTTGCAAGGTTCAAAACAACAGCTTTGCTACCTGCATCCCATGTCGCATAAAGAACTCCTATTGTATTTGTCCCTGCTTTGACTTCAAAATCACCTGTGTAAAGTGTATATTCATTGATATTGCCAGTCAAGAATACTTTCAACTGTGTTGTTGAAACAGCCTGAATTCCATTTGTTGAGTCAATTGTAACAACTGCTGAATTGGAATCTACAAAGTTAGTAGCACTTTTTGCAATCGCAACTGTTGCCTTATTGCCATTTGTATCTGCGACACCTATTATCTGCAGATATGTCATATTAGCAAAATCAGTATCTTTAATTACTAGTTTTACTGTCTTACCATTTGCCAACAAGGTCGCAGTTGCACTGTTGAAATCTTTTAGTGCATAGGTGCTATCCAGATACTTATAATTTGTAGCTGTATTAGCACTTGCTGCATTCAATGTCTTATCAAATGTTATATAAAGTTCTGTTGTATCTCCTGAAGCATCATTGTATACTATTGGAGCAACTACCTGCGGTACAGTTGTATCAGATAATGTAGCCGTAACTGTCTGTGGCAAGCTTGCATTTTTAAGTGGTGTGAGGTCTTCAACGCCACTTACTTGAACTGTTACAATACCTGCTGGCAGAGCCGAAGCCAATACAACTTTCAATGTATTCTTAATTTGATTACCACTGCTGTCTGTATCCCAGGTAATATTACTTATAACTTTCTGGTTACCATCTTTGTCTTTCACAATAATCTTGTTGTCAGAAACATTAGGAACACGAACATCTTCGCTAAATGTTACCTTAACTGTAAAAGGATCTGGAACTGAAACTGATTTAACAGTTGGTCTTTCTGTGTCAATTGTTGGAACAACGTATTTTTCAAATTTTGCTGTCTGTCCAGCATAATCCTTAACTTCTATTGTAACCTTAACACCAGATACTGGTATACAAGTTGCCAACTCATCGCCAGAACTTATTGTTACAACGTTACCATCTATTGATGTGCCAGCTATAGTACCATTTGACAGCGACACACTTACAATGCTCTGTATAGCTTTGCTAAATTCAAGTTTAACCTGGCTAAGAGTTGCTGTGACATTCTTCAATTCAATAGGTGACTTGTCTTCTGCAACACTGAAGCTCATCGATGGATTTACTACAAGCAACCCAGCTATGTCTGTAACACCTGTAACACTCAATGTGTTATTACCAATATTCAAAGGAATGTAAAGATTCAAAATAATTACGTTCGGGTCTATAGAACTGTCTTCATTGAATCCCTTAACCTCTTTTACGATGTACATTCCGTTCAATGTATAGTTTGCAGGATTTGCATAGTTTTTAACTGGTTCACTAAACTCAACTCTAAGCTTCTGCGGGTTCTCAGCTGTAACCTTTACTATAGCCGGAGCTGTTCCATCTTGTACAGGGCCAATTTCTGTTGTATATGCCTCTTTCAGACCTAAACCTGTTTTGAGTGTAACTTTAACTTTGTCCTGGTTTGCTAAATCGTCTTTCAAAATCAGTGTAACCTTCTTCTTATCTTCGCTCAGTCGCACTGCACCAATTGACTTTGTTGCATCTCCAACCTTTATTTCATAGTTATTTGTATCAACAGCATAAACATCTTTTACATCTCTATTGAACGTTACAACAACTTGCTTCAAGTTTGGTACTTCAACTTTTGCAACTTGAAGCTGTACTGGCACTGCTACAAATGTCTTGCCTGTATCATTACCTTTGAAGTAAAGTTTGTAAGTAGCACCTTCTGTCTGAGCTTCTGTCTTTAATACAAGCTTTCCTGCTCCAAAGTCAGACGCCTGAGTGTCTATTAATGTTACAGCAACTGTCTTTGTCTCATCTTTTGCATCCTTAATCTCAAAGTCAAGAGGAATTACATCTCCTTCTTCAAGTGTCGCAGGCTCATTGTTAAGGTATGCATCAACATAAACCTCTATTGTGTCATTTGCAACTGCCTTAACATCCTTAACAACTACTGTCTTCTCTGGTGGGAAGAATGCATTTGCAAATGCTACTGCTGCTTGACCTCTGATTACAACGTCACCAATTCCAACTTCATCTTCAATTCCATTGAAGAAACCAAGTTCAAGAGCTTTTCTTACATAGTTGAGAGGCCATTTTCCTGGAGCTGGGCTTTCACCTTTTGCAGCAACAAGCATCTTGCAGAGCTCTTCAAATTTAACTTTTCTGTCTGGCTTGAATGTTCCATCTGGGTAGCCATT is drawn from Caldicellulosiruptor naganoensis and contains these coding sequences:
- a CDS encoding S-layer homology domain-containing protein; the encoded protein is MRKKFLTVILLLCFVLGNLGLPSAYAAYKDIPSNASYKQAVEKLNKLGILVYKDYFKPNAAVLRGEFAAAIVKISNAEDEANLLKGYSQYPDIKPNTNLCGYVNWAVKKKYMTPMADGKFNPNGPLTFAQATTAIVRMLGYSDSDLSGIWPQNYIDKASELGLIKGINLSASKKVPRWALALMLSKLLDTEVKTGGNQAQSTQSALSGVSASNQSSNGTKFSEYVGLYKSYVVLDTGKTSSKLLPNEVLTDSGVLVNATKTQLEVGKKYMLQVDSNKITKVFGTENYSFQIVSTKVDGKTVYYKESGKTKSITLPSSATYYYNGSKQSYDAIENVLKPNQKISFIYSEDRSKVDFVVISDIYAQEVYGNYDEVLILATPKTSSALDANQVQTDKGIYFVASSIKPENLEIGAKYGVYIKDDTITKALQKVWVSDKFTIKNIDDYTLDVDQNGKTQKIQLTSKPVYYYQGTKQSYENLPNILKEDQILYVSKDTDTGKVMAYVIQDPYSTQYGNYIEAIVLQDALLNSSLENNQVMTDKGIFYLPSAETKLEIGAKYGLYVKDDKITLVVKKLNNTARYEVTDVVSDTNVKLKGTQGQENIILPQKPVYYYNGTKTNYTELKNVLKVGQKIYFGYAKDGKTYEYVVIQDPYSLEYGTYTEVIVMADSISSSKLATNEVLTDKGIYVVSSSAGKLTVGSKYGVYIKNDTITKVVKKLNNSESAEITAVVSDTNVKIKKGSSENTMFLPQKPTYYYNGNKLSYDQLKSILKTGQKIYFGYNQAGNSYEYAIIQDPYYDEYGTYMEVIVMGTSKVTKGLAENEVLTDKGILTLPSNQNTSLELGAKYGLYVDSDNNITFIYKKLSSTEGMTVLYALGSKVMVDRGGTQVEVTLPQNITYYYSSTKIDYSVAVQKMQRATSLVFGISTQKKGYDYCVVFDPVYSKPYLANEQTYLTLKAGDLDISGSSKVIKDGDVVDYSYIQKNDVVYAVTDIWGGNKFILVVDDRVECYIKSYQPTRFTPKSIVVSAVDLTTGKLVDKTYEVSEDFDPSVLLSDTFKIGQRVYLILGYDGKVVSMVNP
- a CDS encoding ABC transporter permease, whose product is MIAAVGLAQGSTKSITDRLQRLGTNLIQINITGRNSNRNVTYEELQQFADQHADDIEAIAPTVSSSVTLKYGTTTYDTTLIGTTADYSTVRDVNVTAGRFILPIDVDYRKKVAIVGTTIVNELFSGQNPIGKKMKINGQIFTVVGVLEQRANSQQQSDDDVVIVPVTVAQRLTRNAIIRNFAIKITDGNRSEAVMNYLNDFLMKIYNDSTAFRVFNTAQLLDTLNSVTQTLTLMLAGIAAISLIVGGIGIMNIMLVSVTERTREIGIRKAIGAKRRNILVQFLIEASVVTGLGGIIGIILGYVTINLMSKLNVATAIFSIPWAILAFTISLAIGIVFGLFPASKASRLNPIEALRYE
- a CDS encoding ABC transporter ATP-binding protein, which gives rise to MIELYDIYKIYKMGENEVYALNGVSLKIKPHEFVAIVGPSGSGKSTLMNIIGCLDTPTSGTYILDGHEVSKLNDNQLAEIRNSKIGFVFQNFNLIPQLTALENVELPLIYKGTPASTRHKLAKEALARVGLEHRMHHRPRELSGGQQQRVAIARALVTNPAIILADEPTGNLDSKSGAEIMQIFKELHAQGSTIVLITHDNNLAAQARRIVRIQDGQIIEDKEVS
- a CDS encoding HlyD family efflux transporter periplasmic adaptor subunit, encoding MTIIDTSKLKVTLPFSAALFGKVKIGAPAVVYIPDISQSTQGTVSYLGNTTYTNDCGGKVFDVEITISNPGALQEGMKASAEIKVGAEVYLSTQDATLECVDKENVKAKVDGEVEEILARNNQFVEKGAVLLKLSNDDLSKQLKNYQTQLKNLQDQLKDAEDNLENYYIKAPFDGVVTNINFKKGDNIKAGEVLATVFDNKNLVFRVDIDELDIAKIKVGQKVNITVDALSETQTNPLTGKVSKIPLEGTTQNGVTTYSVTISIDNPKNLKIGMNANAEIIVNQKQDILMVPLETVQKFGNRYFVFVKSSSQNSSQQEQTGGFFPRGGFGNNQQTQSSNQNSENSTRRWQQQRGSSTENAQQTGNSQSRGSWSQNSQGTGTSSQLRTRRMASLLNNSYYKGAVLRPVEVGINNDSYIEIVSGLSEGDIVVLPPLSTGSTSTQTQTQQGFNIMGGFGGPGGGMPGEFRQFRQNRGGTGTRNQSSGSQGSNTNR
- a CDS encoding efflux RND transporter periplasmic adaptor subunit, which encodes MAEKVKPLKTPKFKFSLKSKALKRVIISIVIIAILAGAGFGIYRFVQGRKNQNQTVQQRTARVTRGDITVSVTGSGPIESAQSVDLTSTVSSTITNVFFKDGDSVKKGDVIFELESQDAKDKIDSIKSQIDDVNSSIADVQESIKNLVVTAPISGYVKKI
- a CDS encoding NPCBM/NEW2 domain-containing protein codes for the protein MKRRFLFFLSVLLLWTAAGLAAAKPDYKQLYEKLLKQYNSLKTENANLKKQISSLQNQVKLLNQKVASLPKEYEYDLVKDDVTISEKLPFISYKGRRYVHFDSIITTFLCITNKDYVFDVQEKKVKILSSFKKKEGTWLTDLKPTHLGMFSSFGFNDENITVNYQKFFKNIWWKHWTNGAQFSLTYKIEGKYKKFSCWLGIADCSTNGSKGVVRILGDDRLLGEYKLELNRKPTLAEINVEGINALTLQFERTIANDLGDTYICIGDPLLVP
- a CDS encoding S-layer homology domain-containing protein, with the translated sequence MKKFKRLIAIVTVLLFALSIIAPAFAQDEATTEETGSVYDQAAKILQEKGILKGNEQGDLMLDKELTRAEILAMIIRATGQEDVVNDYVYAEPSFTDVTQDHWAFAYVEAGKDLGIVNGYPDGTFKPDRKVKFEELCKMLVAAKGESPAPGKWPLNYVRKALELGFFNGIEDEVGIGDVVIRGQAAVAFANAFFPPEKTVVVKDVKAVANDTIEVYVDAYLNNEPATLEEGDVIPLDFEIKDAKDETKTVAVTLIDTQASDFGAGKLVLKTEAQTEGATYKLYFKGNDTGKTFVAVPVQLQVAKVEVPNLKQVVVTFNRDVKDVYAVDTNNYEIKVGDATKSIGAVRLSEDKKKVTLILKDDLANQDKVKVTLKTGLGLKEAYTTEIGPVQDGTAPAIVKVTAENPQKLRVEFSEPVKNYANPANYTLNGMYIVKEVKGFNEDSSIDPNVIILNLYIPLNIGNNTLSVTGVTDIAGLLVVNPSMSFSVAEDKSPIELKNVTATLSQVKLEFSKAIQSIVSVSLSNGTIAGTSIDGNVVTISSGDELATCIPVSGVKVTIEVKDYAGQTAKFEKYVVPTIDTERPTVKSVSVPDPFTVKVTFSEDVRVPNVSDNKIIVKDKDGNQKVISNITWDTDSSGNQIKNTLKVVLASALPAGIVTVQVSGVEDLTPLKNASLPQTVTATLSDTTVPQVVAPIVYNDASGDTTELYITFDKTLNAASANTATNYKYLDSTYALKDFNSATATLLANGKTVKLVIKDTDFANMTYLQIIGVADTNGNKATVAIAKSATNFVDSNSAVVTIDSTNGIQAVSTTQLKVFLTGNINEYTLYTGDFEVKAGTNTIGVLYATWDAGSKAVVLNLATAIGADARKDGNAVTVTIKANSITKDLLGRSINNGSAVGPMTASDKIAPTITAVEAVYDATYSVTTVTVKFSEQTVVNATYVLDQFKVYIGGAITNPDAGIAVNSDNIVFKFSGDKRYSAIKVDYVPAYEAERRVKDMANPGNELAQTSVSGTWK